A region from the Sandaracinus amylolyticus genome encodes:
- a CDS encoding DUF2505 domain-containing protein: MAKFTLKNIFETDKDTFWAKVFFDEEYNRRLYLEALGFKGYELLELKELPGGVRTRRIRTEPKSEAPAVVTKLIGGDISYTEEGRWDPSTGIWKYTITTSKLSDKISIAGTFWVEPRGDKRIERICENDIQVKIFGVGGTVEGFIEKTTRDSYAKTEAFTNAFIREKGL, encoded by the coding sequence TTGGCCAAGTTCACGCTGAAGAACATCTTCGAGACCGACAAGGACACGTTCTGGGCGAAGGTCTTCTTCGACGAGGAGTACAACCGCCGGCTCTACCTCGAAGCGCTCGGCTTCAAGGGCTACGAGCTGCTCGAGCTGAAGGAGCTGCCCGGCGGCGTTCGCACACGGCGCATCCGCACCGAGCCGAAGAGCGAGGCGCCCGCGGTCGTGACGAAGCTGATCGGCGGCGACATCAGCTACACGGAAGAGGGCCGCTGGGATCCGTCGACGGGGATCTGGAAGTACACGATCACGACGTCGAAGCTCAGCGACAAGATCAGCATCGCGGGCACGTTCTGGGTCGAGCCGCGCGGTGACAAGCGCATCGAGCGCATCTGCGAGAACGACATCCAGGTGAAGATCTTCGGGGTCGGCGGGACCGTCGAGGGCTTCATCGAGAAGACGACGCGCGACAGCTACGCGAAGACCGAGGCGTTCACGAACGCGTTCATCCGCGAGAAGGGCCTCTGA
- a CDS encoding cation:proton antiporter — translation MSSTRRTLLGPLNAGRTLFGYAAMIAITIALFFVIRAQGATLVAPPAPEGATGHAAAAGHASDLAHLLLAIAVVVIVARLTGAAFERWLKQPAVMGEIVAGLVLGPSVLGAIAPDVQAFLLPAAVAPSLGVVAKIGVVLFMFLVGLELDPKLLRGSSHATLAISHASIIAPFLLGATLALAVYPIYSHAGIDFTVFALFFGVSMSVTAFPVLARILTDRRMQSSALGVTALACAAVDDASAWCLLAFVSGVATAELDGAWLTIGLVVAYVAFVLLAVRPLARWLAAREERSNDPVSITTLAIVLGMLLLSAAATEAIGIHALFGAFLFGVVIPHDGRLAEQVRARLEDVVGVLLVPIFFSFTGMRTQIGLVSGATDWLICAVIILVATLGKFGGTLVAARFAGLGWRDASALGILMNTRGLMELIVLNVGLDMGVLSPTLFAMLVLMALVTTFATTPVLALITRLGRAPAETMAAERTP, via the coding sequence ATGAGCTCGACGCGCAGGACGCTGCTCGGACCGCTGAACGCGGGCCGCACGCTGTTCGGCTACGCCGCGATGATCGCGATCACGATCGCGCTCTTCTTCGTCATCCGCGCACAGGGCGCGACGCTGGTCGCGCCGCCGGCGCCCGAAGGCGCGACGGGGCACGCGGCAGCCGCTGGGCACGCGTCGGATCTCGCGCATCTGCTGCTCGCGATCGCGGTCGTGGTGATCGTCGCGCGCCTCACGGGCGCGGCGTTCGAGCGCTGGCTGAAGCAGCCCGCGGTGATGGGCGAGATCGTCGCAGGCCTGGTGCTCGGCCCGTCGGTGCTCGGCGCGATCGCGCCCGACGTCCAGGCGTTCTTGCTGCCCGCGGCCGTCGCGCCGTCGCTCGGCGTCGTCGCGAAGATCGGCGTCGTGCTCTTCATGTTCCTCGTCGGCCTCGAGCTCGACCCGAAGCTCCTGCGCGGCTCGTCGCACGCGACGCTCGCGATCTCGCACGCGAGCATCATCGCGCCGTTCCTCCTCGGCGCGACGCTCGCGCTCGCGGTCTATCCGATCTACTCGCATGCCGGCATCGACTTCACGGTGTTCGCGCTCTTCTTCGGCGTCTCGATGTCGGTCACCGCGTTCCCGGTGCTCGCGCGGATCCTCACCGATCGACGCATGCAGAGCAGCGCGCTCGGTGTCACCGCGCTCGCATGCGCCGCCGTCGACGACGCGAGCGCGTGGTGCTTGCTCGCGTTCGTGTCGGGCGTCGCGACGGCGGAGCTCGATGGCGCCTGGCTCACGATCGGCCTCGTCGTCGCGTACGTCGCGTTCGTGCTGCTCGCGGTGCGTCCGCTCGCGCGCTGGCTCGCGGCGCGCGAGGAGCGCTCGAACGATCCGGTCTCGATCACGACGCTCGCGATCGTGCTCGGGATGCTGCTCCTCTCGGCGGCCGCGACCGAGGCCATCGGCATCCACGCGCTCTTCGGCGCGTTCCTCTTCGGCGTCGTGATCCCGCACGACGGTCGCCTCGCCGAGCAGGTCCGCGCGCGCCTCGAGGACGTCGTCGGTGTCCTGCTCGTACCGATCTTCTTCTCGTTCACCGGGATGCGCACCCAGATCGGGCTCGTCTCCGGCGCGACCGACTGGCTGATCTGCGCTGTGATCATCCTGGTCGCGACGCTCGGGAAGTTCGGCGGCACGCTCGTCGCGGCGCGCTTCGCGGGGCTCGGATGGCGCGACGCGAGCGCGCTCGGGATCCTGATGAACACGCGCGGCCTGATGGAGCTCATCGTGCTCAACGTCGGGCTCGACATGGGCGTGCTCTCGCCGACGCTCTTCGCGATGCTCGTGCTGATGGCGCTCGTCACGACGTTCGCGACGACGCCGGTGCTCGCGCTGATCACGCGGCTCGGTCGTGCGCCCGCGGAGACGATGGCTGCCGAGCGGACGCCGTGA
- a CDS encoding DUF1501 domain-containing protein, giving the protein MKKLYEIERMSAVQRRSFLKLLGVALAAPAVPSALRFAANEMVGGTAYAQDREMETIFIEIDLRDQWDQMHVMVPPGIATHSNVVRGETGDGITMFAQQSEIRRTASGVYLTADSYELEPHLDTIAQIDHCEASSGAIHGHEAGNAIRSPGRAEERLAGTMAMFENDPATGDGGNMRWYASVPTPASLHNHWAKLTDPSLRNGVAFKGLSRSNHTVFHFGAGLPGAELDRIRSRSQLFDAFPAFVEDLNVVPTPEQADALRAVLGRLDQRFLSRRGFVDSVRTGHAQQIDEAREILHVREPRVLSLPLTDEERAFWSEGVPNQMCTEADTESFECPDDRVKAHIWEQTAYAFKLVNAGVTRTVALEFDYMDLHGFRPELSVRTQAKQISKPLARLITKLKEAGLYERTVIAVYTLDGSRSPKAASYGNDGKNTLILAGGKIRGGYWGDIRLTNESGRNGFTYHPPDAETGAPTGSFRGTDGRLDSARVWRTVMRAAGVPDAMCDEHAQVQGKTPLGFVLR; this is encoded by the coding sequence GTGAAGAAGCTCTACGAGATCGAGCGCATGAGCGCGGTGCAGCGGCGCTCGTTCCTGAAGCTCCTCGGCGTCGCGCTCGCCGCGCCCGCCGTGCCCAGCGCGCTGCGCTTCGCCGCGAACGAGATGGTCGGCGGCACCGCGTACGCGCAGGATCGCGAGATGGAGACGATCTTCATCGAGATCGATCTCCGTGATCAGTGGGACCAGATGCACGTGATGGTGCCGCCGGGGATCGCGACGCACTCGAACGTGGTGCGCGGCGAGACCGGCGACGGCATCACGATGTTCGCGCAGCAGAGCGAGATCCGTCGCACCGCGAGCGGCGTGTACCTCACCGCCGACTCGTACGAGCTCGAGCCTCACCTCGACACGATCGCGCAGATCGATCACTGCGAGGCCTCGAGCGGCGCGATCCACGGGCACGAAGCGGGCAACGCGATCCGCTCGCCCGGTCGCGCGGAAGAACGGCTCGCCGGCACGATGGCGATGTTCGAGAACGATCCCGCGACGGGCGACGGCGGGAACATGCGCTGGTACGCGAGCGTCCCGACGCCCGCGTCGCTGCACAACCACTGGGCGAAGCTCACCGATCCGTCGCTGCGCAACGGCGTCGCGTTCAAGGGCCTCTCGCGCTCGAACCACACCGTCTTCCACTTCGGCGCGGGGCTGCCGGGCGCGGAGCTCGATCGCATCCGCTCGCGCTCGCAGCTCTTCGATGCGTTCCCCGCGTTCGTCGAGGACCTCAACGTGGTGCCGACCCCCGAGCAGGCCGACGCGCTGCGTGCGGTGCTCGGGCGCCTCGATCAGCGCTTCCTGTCGCGCCGCGGGTTCGTCGACAGCGTGCGCACCGGGCACGCGCAGCAGATCGACGAGGCGCGCGAGATCCTCCACGTGCGCGAGCCGCGCGTGCTCTCGCTGCCGCTCACCGACGAAGAGCGCGCGTTCTGGAGCGAGGGCGTGCCCAACCAGATGTGCACCGAGGCCGACACCGAGAGCTTCGAGTGCCCCGACGATCGCGTGAAGGCGCACATCTGGGAGCAGACCGCGTACGCGTTCAAGCTCGTGAACGCGGGCGTGACGCGCACCGTCGCGCTCGAGTTCGACTACATGGATCTGCACGGCTTCCGCCCCGAGCTCTCGGTGCGCACGCAGGCGAAGCAGATCTCGAAGCCGCTCGCGCGCCTGATCACGAAGCTCAAGGAGGCAGGCCTCTACGAGCGCACGGTGATCGCGGTGTACACGCTCGACGGCAGCCGCAGCCCGAAGGCCGCGAGCTACGGCAACGACGGCAAGAACACGCTGATCCTCGCGGGCGGGAAGATCCGCGGCGGCTACTGGGGCGACATCCGCCTGACGAACGAGAGCGGGCGCAACGGGTTCACCTATCACCCGCCGGATGCCGAGACCGGCGCGCCGACCGGCTCCTTCCGCGGCACCGACGGACGCCTCGACAGCGCGCGCGTGTGGCGGACCGTGATGCGCGCGGCGGGCGTGCCCGACGCGATGTGCGACGAGCACGCGCAGGTGCAGGGCAAGACGCCGCTCGGCTTCGTGCTGCGCTGA
- a CDS encoding methyltransferase, with protein sequence MAFDVSRRSFLTRHDLHLFTGETLFDRIARVLCEAECLPRKELYESWEVARRVRRRFRGGRVVDLACGHGLVAQLMMLLDDSSPCALAIDRRLPPSASFVAAAIRRAWPRLEGRVTLEERAIDDVAIEEDDVVVAAHACGALTDVVLTRAIAARARVAVLPCCHDVGRNDRGGLEGWLDPALAIDVTRAARLRASGYDVRTQTIPADVTPKNRLLIGAPSRIDESR encoded by the coding sequence ATGGCGTTCGACGTCTCGCGCCGTTCTTTCCTCACGCGGCACGACCTCCATCTCTTCACGGGCGAGACGCTCTTCGATCGCATCGCGCGCGTGCTCTGCGAGGCCGAGTGCTTGCCGCGGAAGGAGCTCTACGAGTCGTGGGAGGTCGCGCGCCGCGTGCGCCGTCGCTTCCGGGGAGGGCGCGTCGTCGATCTCGCGTGCGGGCACGGGCTCGTCGCGCAGCTGATGATGCTGCTCGACGACTCGTCGCCGTGCGCGCTCGCGATCGATCGACGCCTGCCTCCGAGCGCGTCGTTCGTGGCCGCCGCGATCAGGCGCGCGTGGCCGCGCCTCGAGGGACGCGTGACGCTCGAGGAGCGCGCGATCGACGACGTCGCGATCGAGGAGGACGACGTCGTCGTCGCGGCGCACGCCTGCGGTGCGCTGACCGACGTCGTGCTCACGCGCGCGATCGCGGCACGAGCGCGCGTAGCGGTGCTCCCGTGCTGTCACGACGTCGGTCGCAACGATCGCGGCGGGCTCGAGGGATGGCTCGACCCCGCGCTCGCGATCGACGTCACGCGCGCCGCGCGGCTGCGCGCGAGCGGCTACGACGTGCGGACGCAGACGATCCCGGCGGACGTCACGCCGAAGAACCGCCTGCTGATCGGCGCCCCGTCTCGCATCGACGAAAGTCGATGA
- a CDS encoding DUF1993 domain-containing protein → MSLHSQIVPPITKLLTNVETWIDLAHEHASKKSFDPAVLLAARLAPDQFPLLKQLQATCDHGKFAAARVAGKDPPKHPDTEQTWDEIRARIRVVREYVASFTPADFEGAEQRIVPLSFMPGKALSAPDYLHHSALPNLYFHATTAYAILRHNGVDVGKRHFIGALPLRDL, encoded by the coding sequence ATGTCGCTTCATTCCCAGATCGTCCCGCCGATCACGAAGCTGCTCACGAACGTCGAGACGTGGATCGACCTCGCGCACGAGCACGCGAGCAAGAAGTCGTTCGACCCCGCAGTGCTGCTCGCCGCGCGCCTCGCGCCCGATCAGTTCCCGCTGCTGAAGCAGCTCCAGGCGACGTGTGATCACGGGAAGTTCGCGGCGGCGCGCGTCGCGGGGAAGGACCCGCCGAAGCACCCCGACACCGAGCAGACGTGGGACGAGATCCGCGCGCGCATCCGGGTGGTCCGCGAGTACGTCGCGTCGTTCACGCCCGCCGACTTCGAGGGCGCGGAGCAGCGCATCGTCCCGCTGTCGTTCATGCCGGGCAAGGCGCTGAGCGCGCCCGACTACCTGCATCACTCGGCGCTGCCGAACCTCTACTTCCACGCGACGACCGCGTACGCGATCCTGCGCCACAACGGCGTGGACGTCGGCAAGCGTCACTTCATCGGCGCGCTCCCGCTCCGCGATCTCTGA
- a CDS encoding serine hydrolase produces the protein MRARLMFTALRWLVRGLIAAESLSLAACGSARSTAPRAEETITRAVVEPSSAETSAGAAPVVVDEAPRDDVVAIRIPVDVERAIDDAVHTAITQRALPGAVVAIGRRDGLVFLRAYGARAIDPELERNDVGTIYDLASLTKPIATATSIALLAERGVLSFDDPASRFVAEIDRRITIRHLLDHTSGLPAADPLARYEGETREQSIARIASLRPEHVPGTQMLYSDLGFVLLGEIVTRASGVPLDQLVAREILAPLGMRSSSYRPDASWLPRIAPTERAERRGGVLVRGDVHDPRAWRLGGVSGNAGLFASAPDLARFARMMLGEGELDGVRVLAPESVRALIAGQPRALGWDRRTAEEARTRGLGEGSIGHLGWTGTAIRIDPARDVFVVLLSNDVHPDGRGDVRPLFAELDRLVGHHVQRFLPAPAREVRAGIDVELASEMTHLRGANVVLVTHDAARTRDGRRTLDVLAERDELEVLRVLAPEHGLGSDREGAIGDGRDVRTGIEVRGVFGPRRRPDDAMLEGADTLVVDLVDVGARFYTYASTMHQVLLTAASRPGLRVVILDRPDPLGGVIVEGPGLDDALLSFVNHHTLPLRHGMTMGELARLLDHELGLALGERLVIVRAEGWQRAHDGVDVGARWVAPSPNLPDLDAVSLYPAVALLEGADVSVGRGTDAPFRVLGAPWMDTTRVLEMLRASSVPGVSFEETRFTPREARHRGRACRGIRVAITDRATYRASITGLAIVRAVVAAHRERLDRARVLAMVGRAEVLEAIERGEPWDAVLARVDADARAFEARRAPFLLYE, from the coding sequence ATGCGCGCGCGCCTGATGTTCACGGCGCTCCGTTGGCTGGTCCGCGGACTGATCGCCGCGGAGTCTCTCTCGCTGGCCGCGTGTGGCAGCGCGCGCTCGACCGCGCCGCGCGCCGAGGAGACGATCACGCGCGCGGTCGTCGAGCCGTCGAGCGCGGAGACCTCCGCGGGCGCGGCGCCCGTCGTGGTGGACGAGGCTCCGCGCGACGACGTGGTCGCGATCCGGATCCCGGTCGACGTCGAGCGCGCGATCGACGATGCGGTGCACACCGCGATCACCCAGCGCGCGCTGCCCGGCGCGGTGGTCGCGATCGGACGGCGCGACGGGCTCGTGTTCCTCCGCGCGTACGGCGCGCGCGCGATCGATCCCGAGCTCGAGCGCAACGACGTGGGCACGATCTACGACCTCGCGTCGCTCACGAAGCCGATCGCGACCGCGACGTCGATCGCGCTCCTCGCCGAGCGCGGCGTGCTCTCGTTCGACGATCCCGCGTCGCGCTTCGTCGCGGAGATCGATCGGCGTATCACCATCCGTCACCTGCTCGATCACACGAGCGGGCTGCCCGCGGCCGATCCCCTCGCGCGCTACGAGGGCGAGACGCGCGAGCAGTCGATCGCGCGCATCGCGTCGCTGCGACCGGAGCACGTCCCGGGCACGCAGATGCTCTACAGCGATCTCGGGTTCGTGCTGCTCGGAGAGATCGTGACGCGCGCGTCGGGCGTGCCGCTCGATCAGCTCGTCGCGCGCGAGATCCTCGCGCCGCTCGGGATGCGCTCGTCGTCGTACCGACCGGACGCGTCGTGGCTGCCGCGCATCGCGCCCACCGAGCGCGCGGAGCGGCGCGGCGGTGTGCTGGTGCGCGGCGACGTGCACGACCCGCGGGCGTGGCGGCTCGGCGGTGTGTCGGGGAACGCGGGGCTCTTCGCGAGCGCGCCCGATCTCGCGCGCTTCGCGCGGATGATGCTCGGAGAGGGCGAGCTCGACGGCGTGCGCGTGCTCGCGCCGGAGAGCGTGCGCGCGCTGATCGCGGGACAGCCGCGCGCGCTCGGGTGGGATCGACGCACCGCGGAAGAAGCGCGCACCCGCGGGCTCGGGGAAGGCTCGATCGGGCACCTCGGGTGGACCGGCACCGCGATCCGGATCGATCCCGCGCGCGACGTGTTCGTGGTGCTCCTCTCGAACGACGTGCACCCCGATGGACGCGGCGACGTGCGCCCGCTCTTCGCGGAGCTCGATCGCTTGGTGGGCCACCACGTCCAACGCTTCCTGCCCGCGCCCGCGCGCGAGGTGCGCGCGGGGATCGACGTGGAGCTCGCGAGCGAGATGACGCACCTGCGCGGCGCGAACGTGGTGCTCGTCACTCACGATGCAGCGCGCACGCGCGACGGACGTCGCACGCTCGACGTGCTCGCGGAGCGCGACGAGCTCGAGGTGCTGCGCGTGCTCGCGCCCGAGCACGGCCTCGGCTCGGATCGCGAGGGCGCGATCGGCGACGGGCGCGACGTGCGCACCGGGATCGAGGTGCGCGGCGTCTTCGGACCGCGGCGTCGTCCCGACGACGCGATGCTCGAAGGCGCCGACACGCTCGTCGTCGATCTCGTCGACGTGGGCGCGCGCTTCTACACGTACGCGTCGACGATGCACCAGGTGCTGCTCACCGCGGCGTCGCGCCCCGGCCTGCGCGTGGTGATCCTCGATCGACCCGATCCGCTCGGCGGTGTGATCGTCGAAGGTCCCGGGCTCGACGACGCGCTCCTGTCGTTCGTGAACCATCACACGCTGCCGCTGCGCCACGGGATGACGATGGGCGAGCTCGCGCGGCTGCTCGATCACGAGCTCGGGCTCGCGCTCGGCGAGCGGCTCGTGATCGTGCGCGCGGAAGGATGGCAACGCGCGCACGACGGCGTCGACGTCGGCGCGCGGTGGGTCGCGCCCTCCCCCAACCTGCCCGATCTCGACGCGGTGTCGCTGTATCCCGCGGTCGCGCTGCTCGAGGGCGCCGACGTGTCGGTCGGACGCGGCACCGACGCGCCGTTCCGCGTGCTCGGCGCGCCGTGGATGGACACGACGCGCGTGCTCGAGATGCTGCGCGCGTCGAGCGTGCCCGGCGTCTCGTTCGAGGAGACGCGCTTCACGCCGCGCGAGGCGCGCCACCGCGGTCGCGCGTGCCGTGGGATCCGCGTCGCGATCACCGATCGTGCGACATACCGCGCGTCGATCACGGGGCTCGCGATCGTGCGCGCGGTCGTCGCGGCGCATCGTGAGCGCCTCGATCGTGCGCGCGTGCTCGCGATGGTCGGCCGCGCCGAGGTGCTCGAGGCGATCGAGCGCGGCGAGCCCTGGGATGCGGTGCTCGCGCGTGTCGACGCGGACGCGCGCGCGTTCGAAGCGCGTCGCGCGCCGTTCCTGCTCTACGAGTGA
- a CDS encoding cytochrome-c peroxidase, with protein MNIRRFLLITSALSLAACGSGESASSPATTETPTVASAPTTPPTPVIEPLPEVQTDARKVALGRRLFHDTRLSGDETLSCSTCHSLDHGGAEPRRTSTGIRGQIGPINSPTVLNAGFNFVQFWDGRAADLQAQAAGPVANPIEMGATWEQVTQRLAADAEITAELAAIYGGEGAAAVTQANVTDAIAEYERSLVTPSRFDRFLRGEQSALTDDERRGYETFQQVGCTSCHRGVNVGGTMYQRMGLVRRTYFEDRGGPLTEADMGRFNVTHAEADRHMFKVPTLRNVALTAPYLHDGSQQTLDDTVRVMGRYQLGRELEAEQVRVIVAFLNSLTGELPAHARMPTTAPADAPAPTAPEAPATP; from the coding sequence ATGAACATCCGTCGCTTCCTTCTCATCACGAGCGCGCTCTCGCTCGCCGCGTGCGGCTCGGGCGAGAGCGCATCGTCGCCAGCGACCACCGAGACGCCGACGGTCGCGAGCGCGCCGACGACGCCGCCCACGCCGGTGATCGAGCCGCTGCCCGAGGTGCAGACCGACGCGCGCAAGGTCGCGCTCGGCCGGCGGCTCTTCCACGACACGCGCTTGTCGGGGGACGAGACGCTCTCGTGCTCGACGTGCCACTCGCTCGACCACGGCGGCGCCGAGCCGCGCCGCACGTCGACGGGCATCCGCGGGCAGATCGGTCCGATCAACTCGCCGACCGTGCTCAACGCGGGCTTCAACTTCGTGCAGTTCTGGGATGGGCGCGCCGCGGATCTCCAGGCGCAGGCCGCGGGCCCGGTCGCGAACCCGATCGAGATGGGCGCGACCTGGGAGCAGGTGACGCAGCGTCTCGCGGCGGACGCCGAGATCACCGCGGAGCTCGCCGCGATCTACGGCGGCGAGGGCGCGGCCGCGGTCACGCAGGCGAACGTGACCGACGCGATCGCCGAGTACGAGCGCTCGCTCGTGACGCCGTCGCGCTTCGATCGCTTCCTGCGCGGTGAGCAGAGCGCGCTGACCGACGACGAGCGCCGCGGCTACGAGACGTTCCAGCAGGTCGGCTGCACGAGCTGCCACCGGGGCGTGAACGTCGGCGGCACGATGTACCAGCGGATGGGCCTGGTGCGCCGCACGTACTTCGAGGATCGCGGCGGGCCGCTCACCGAGGCCGACATGGGCCGCTTCAACGTCACGCACGCGGAGGCGGACCGGCACATGTTCAAGGTGCCGACGCTGCGCAACGTCGCGCTGACCGCGCCGTATCTCCACGACGGCTCGCAGCAGACGCTCGACGACACGGTGCGCGTGATGGGTCGCTACCAGCTGGGCCGCGAGCTCGAGGCGGAGCAGGTCCGCGTGATCGTCGCGTTCCTGAATTCACTGACCGGCGAGCTGCCCGCACATGCGCGCATGCCCACGACGGCGCCGGCGGACGCACCTGCGCCGACCGCGCCCGAGGCGCCCGCGACGCCCTGA
- a CDS encoding tetratricopeptide repeat protein codes for MRDCCVAFVLASIAFVLAVSTAHAQPQPPRDRSDVEAQARFESGRLAFESGRYEEALADFRRSYELSQRPLILYNIGIVLDRLRRDAEALDAFERYLEAVPDAENRADVEARIAILRTQVAAPPPVQEAAPIPPPPSPRPQEGYEIWAWISAGVGIAAAIAAPITWSAADDAYDDLDRRCGELGCSGAQIDASSAPELVDATNAMIVTAIIAGVSTAVAWTLYFVDLRLPSGTAMRIGPGSLRLAF; via the coding sequence ATGCGTGATTGCTGCGTCGCGTTCGTGCTCGCGTCGATCGCCTTCGTGCTCGCGGTCTCGACCGCGCACGCACAACCTCAGCCACCGCGCGATCGCAGCGACGTCGAGGCGCAGGCGCGCTTCGAGTCGGGCCGCCTCGCGTTCGAGTCGGGCCGCTACGAAGAGGCGCTCGCCGACTTCCGCCGCTCGTACGAGCTCAGCCAGCGACCGCTGATCCTCTACAACATCGGGATCGTGCTCGATCGACTGCGCCGCGACGCGGAGGCGCTCGACGCGTTCGAGCGCTACCTCGAGGCGGTGCCGGACGCGGAGAACCGCGCGGACGTGGAAGCGCGCATCGCGATCCTGCGCACCCAGGTCGCGGCGCCGCCGCCGGTGCAAGAGGCCGCGCCGATCCCGCCGCCGCCTTCGCCGCGCCCTCAGGAGGGCTACGAGATCTGGGCGTGGATCTCGGCGGGAGTCGGCATCGCGGCCGCGATCGCGGCGCCGATCACGTGGTCCGCCGCGGACGACGCGTACGACGATCTCGACCGGCGCTGCGGCGAGCTCGGATGCAGCGGCGCGCAGATCGACGCATCGAGCGCGCCCGAGCTCGTCGACGCGACGAACGCGATGATCGTCACCGCGATCATCGCGGGCGTGAGCACCGCGGTCGCGTGGACGCTCTACTTCGTCGACCTACGGCTCCCGAGCGGGACGGCGATGCGCATCGGGCCGGGCTCGCTGCGCCTCGCGTTCTGA
- a CDS encoding TetR/AcrR family transcriptional regulator: protein MEFRDKILIGAATAFGALGYANTRVEDILQESGVSRPTFYKLFESKDDVFETLSAMHHADALERMHHALVSAEGGMARLAAVIEAYLRWRAGLGRLGRVLDMETRSPHSHLVRHREVVMKTLRDQWQHEMVVGGRPQVDPLIFEAFMAAAERVADTLPFDRTINEHDIARRKAVLLRIVSATLTDGDERTPALPLHPDHAQPSPRAKKSSGKHRRVTPTTGTSGSTSRR, encoded by the coding sequence GTGGAATTCCGCGACAAGATCCTAATTGGCGCAGCGACCGCGTTCGGCGCGCTCGGTTATGCGAACACGCGCGTGGAGGACATCCTCCAGGAGTCCGGCGTGTCTCGCCCGACGTTCTACAAGCTCTTCGAGAGCAAGGACGACGTGTTCGAGACGCTCTCCGCGATGCATCACGCGGACGCGCTCGAGCGCATGCACCACGCGCTCGTCAGCGCCGAGGGCGGCATGGCGCGTCTCGCCGCGGTCATCGAGGCGTACCTGCGGTGGCGCGCCGGGCTCGGTCGCCTCGGGCGCGTGCTCGACATGGAGACGCGCAGCCCGCACAGCCATCTCGTGCGTCATCGCGAGGTCGTCATGAAGACGCTGCGCGATCAGTGGCAGCACGAGATGGTCGTCGGTGGACGGCCGCAGGTCGACCCGCTGATCTTCGAGGCGTTCATGGCGGCCGCGGAGCGCGTCGCCGACACGCTGCCGTTCGATCGCACGATCAACGAGCACGACATCGCGCGGCGCAAGGCGGTGCTGCTCCGCATCGTGTCGGCGACGCTCACCGACGGCGACGAGCGCACGCCCGCGCTGCCGCTCCATCCCGATCACGCGCAGCCCTCGCCGCGCGCGAAGAAGTCGTCGGGCAAACATCGCCGCGTGACCCCGACGACCGGCACGAGCGGCTCGACCAGCCGCCGCTGA
- a CDS encoding high-potential iron-sulfur protein, whose product METKKLTRRAMLERGAVLGLVVVGASAGIGCGGAELDCTNPPGLTDAQRQQRQALSYVDRSPNTTQRCETCNFFTAPAQAGQCGGCTLNLGDVNPQGYCSSYVARS is encoded by the coding sequence ATGGAGACCAAGAAGCTGACGCGTCGCGCCATGCTCGAACGCGGTGCGGTGCTGGGCCTGGTGGTGGTCGGCGCGAGCGCCGGCATCGGCTGCGGCGGTGCGGAGCTCGACTGCACGAACCCGCCCGGGCTCACCGATGCCCAGCGCCAGCAGCGCCAGGCGCTGAGCTACGTCGATCGCTCGCCGAACACGACCCAGCGCTGCGAGACCTGCAACTTCTTCACGGCGCCCGCGCAGGCCGGTCAGTGCGGCGGATGCACGCTGAACCTCGGCGACGTGAACCCCCAGGGCTATTGCTCGAGCTACGTCGCGAGGAGCTGA